Proteins from one Daphnia pulicaria isolate SC F1-1A chromosome 3, SC_F0-13Bv2, whole genome shotgun sequence genomic window:
- the LOC124328402 gene encoding homeobox protein prospero-like gives MALLEHPSSQGGYSLSFLAKAASNPSSAMVGDLLDQQRSSSELSHVVGHDSIQVTGKVALSHSPSSSSSTSGGGGSSAQSVAVATSVIRRSPDSPDSGNEDSAWFLRHVLQQQQQQQQQQQSADHHQGTATPLTPATSPARGVRRPRHDSSSSDVEAAAAAEVDLDDIDDEIEELKKESAGHSGPEEEEEDDDEEEEVKEKNKRARVESIVSTMRTSTPAAINGCKKRKLYQPQQHGHKFTSEGEEEDDETTDDRNDSLSEEQHELSMARAQASSRSSSAQQQQQRDMMQMQQQQQQHDPIRSLQERIASLHQQRFAALQQQHQRAEKSSSEPAQQQQQQQIRRPVRDDAGRSRNALHQPINFGMRSNMSNSDLSHVSQAHAAYLDATRRMLMEQQQQRQQAPIKSAVQQMQQQQQPLPTAQQPVQQMTSTPKEPVSSPNNTELEGLAEMLKSELASSLAQLVDNTLSRFAAAQQQQQRSRHHVIANSQKSSANSVAGEESELSKLQRGRVIDRGLRNGDLAALGLTSTPFLRTPYGPLPHHLFPQQQSPNSALNHIVNSIGAGIHPAAAAAAAAAAAAGLANIGQQFTQQQQQQQQQEEQDAIDADAAEQNEALSLVVSPKKRRFTPAASNNNNKTTSSERNSSPAPGHRDNAETRLSPLEISLINHSSSAHSPPPSRSPTPPSQQQQQQQQQQQQRYAVQSSQPASQAGAGGPPPLLHHPSLFSNYSAYFAAAAAAAAAGAQQAQAAAAAAGSSSQRSCKSPGLAELDLTSPSTSASLLHPALLASHHSHHHHRSHHHSGGHHHHNHDNTDRHSESSDGASPYGSVHQSSTLTPMHLRKAKLMFFWCRYPSSSVLKTFFPDVNFNKNNTAQLVKWFSNFREFYYIQMEKYSRQLLSEGVVNADDIHVSPDSELFRALNLHYNRNNHIEVPAPFVFVVSETLREFFKAIQAGKDSEPSWKKAIYKIIARLDEQVPEYFRTPNFLEHLE, from the exons ATGGCGCTATTGGAGCACCCCTCCTCGCAAGGAGGTTATTCGCTGTCGTTCTTGGCCAAAGCTGCCAGTAATCCATCGTCGGCCATGGTGGGCGACCTGTTAGATCAGCAGCGCAGCAGCTCTGAGCTGTCGCACGTCGTCGGACACGATAGCATTCAAGTGACGGGTAAAGTGGCGCTCAGCCACTCCCcctcatcatcgtcgtcgacgtccggtggtggtggcagtAGCGCACAGTCCGTGGCCGTTGCCACCTCTGTCATCCGGCGCAGTCCGGACAGCCCAGACAGCGGCAACGAGGACTCTGCCTGGTTCCTCCGTCACGTtctccagcaacagcagcaacaacaacagcaacaacaaagtgCCGACCACCACCAAGGCACGGCCACTCCGTTGACTCCCGCCACATCGCCGGCTCGCGGCGTCCGCCGACCTCGACACGATTCCAGCTCTTCCGACGTCgaagcagccgccgccgccgaagTCGATCTCGACGACATCGACGACGAAATTgaggaattgaaaaaagaatcggCCGGCCATTCGGGTCCcgaggaggaagaggaagacgacgacgaggaagaagaagtaaaagagAAGAACAAACGGGCCCGCGTCGAGTCGATCGTGTCGACGATGCGCACCTCGACCCCGGCTGCAATCAACGGCTGCAAGAAGCGCAAACTCTACCAGCCCCAGCAGCACGGACACAAATTCACCTCCGAgggagaggaggaggacgacgaGACAACGGACGATCGCAACGATTCACTTTCAGAGGAGCAGCACGAACTCAGCATGGCCCGCGCCCAAGCTTCCTCTCGCTCCAGCTctgcccagcagcaacagcagcgcgACATGATGCagatgcagcagcaacagcagcagcacgatcCCATTCGATCCCTTCAGGAGCGCATCGCTTCGCTCCACCAGCAGCGCTTCGCCgcactccagcagcagcaccaacgGGCCGAGAAATCCAGCAGCGAgccggcccagcagcagcagcagcagcaaatccGCCGGCCTGTCCGAGACGACGCCGGCCGCTCCCGCAACGCCCTCCATCAGCCCATCAATTTCGGTATGCGTTCCAATATGTCAAACAGCGATCTGAGTCACGTCTCCCAGGCTCATGCGGCCTACCTGGACGCCACCCGTCGCATGCTCAtggagcaacagcagcaacgccAGCAAGCGCCTATCAAATCCGCCGTCCAGcagatgcagcagcagcagcaaccattGCCGACGGCCCAGCAGCCCGTTCAACAAATGACCAGCACCCCAAAGGAACCGGTCTCCTCGCCCAACAACACGGAACTGGAAGGTTTGGCTGAAATGTTGAAATCGGAATTGGCCTCGTCTTTGGCCCAGTTGGTGGACAACACTCTGTCCCGCTTTGCAGCcgcccagcagcaacagcagcgctCCCGTCATCACGTCATCGCCAACAGCCAGAAATCGTCGGCCAACTCTGTTGCCGGCGAAGAATCTGAATTGAGCAAATTGCAACGAGGCCGCGTTATCGACCGCGGACTGCGAAACGGCGATTTGGCCGCCCTCGGTTTGACGTCGACTCCGTTCTTGCGGACGCCCTACGGCCCACTTCCGCATCATCTCTTCCCTCAACAGCAGTCTCCCAATTCCGCTCTCAACCACATCGTCAACTCCATTGGAGCTGGAATCCATCCGGCtgccgcagccgccgccgcagccgccgctgccgccggtTTGGCCAACATCGGCCAGCAGttcacccagcagcagcagcagcaacagcaacaggaAGAACAAGACGCCATCGACGCCGATGCCGCTGAACAGAACGAGGCCCTTAGCTTGGTCGTCTCGCCCAAGAAGCGTCGCTTTACCCCCGccgccagcaacaacaacaacaaaacgacgTCGTCCGAGAGGAATTCGAGTCCGGCGCCTGGACATCGCGACAACGCCGAAACGCGTCTCTCGCCGCTAGAAATTTCATTGATCAATCACAGTTCTAGCGCTCACTCGCCTCCACCGTCGCGCAGCCCGACGCCTCCcagccaacaacagcaacaacaacaacaacagcagcagcagcgctacGCTGTGCAATCATCTCAGCCCGCATCACAGGCTGGCGCTGGTGGCCCGCCACCTCTGCTCCACCATCCAAGTCTTTTCTCCAACTACTCGGCATATttcgctgccgccgccgcagccgccgccgccggagCCCAACAGGCCCaagccgctgccgccgccgccggatcGTCCTCTCAGCGGAGCTGCAAGAGCCCCGGTTTGGCCGAACTGGACCTGACCTCTCCGTCGACCTCGGCCTCGCTTCTTCATCCGGCTCTGTTGGCCAGCCACcacagccaccaccaccatcgcaGTCATCACCACAGCGGaggacaccaccaccacaaccacGACAACACGGACCGTCACTCTGAGTCGTCGGATGGAGCCAGCCCTTACGGCAGCGTCCACCAATCGTCGACGCTGACGCCCATGCATCTGCGCAAGGCCAAATTGATGTTCTTTTGGTGCCGCTATCCCAGCTCGTCCGTCCTCAAGACGTTCTTCCCCGATGTCAACTTCAACAAGAACAATACCGCACAGCTCGTCAAGTGGTTCTCCAACTTCCG GGAATTCTATTACATCCAAATGGAGAAGTACAGCCGCCAATTATTAAGCGAGGGAGTAGTCAACGCCGATGACATCCATGTGTCGCCCGACTCGGAACTCTTCCGCGCCCTCAATCTCCATTACAATCGCAACAACCACATTGAG GTTCCGGCGCcttttgttttcgttgttTCGGAGACATTGCGTGAATTCTTCAAGGCTATCCAAGCAGGAAAAGACTCTGAGCCTAGCTGGAAAAAAGCCATTTACAAGATCATCGCCCGTCTCGACGAACAAGTTCCAGAATACTTCCGGACGCCAAACTTCCTCGAGCACTTGGAGTAA
- the LOC124328406 gene encoding galactosylgalactosylxylosylprotein 3-beta-glucuronosyltransferase I-like, with protein sequence MLSPRSVNVKSFRFIVFTTLVIFCVMLGLKLMVNLPEPSIYTVSDESKAVSSQSRQLRAQIGRLKLLLAKNGIANPYENLESLPTIYAITPTHTRPLQKAELTRISQTFLLVPNFHWIVVEDSETKTPLVTNLLAQSGLMYTHLNAETPKEWKLLLDDPQWKKPRGVKQRNAALQWLRNHADPRKPAVVFFADDDNTYSLELFEEMRTTKKVSVWPVGLVGSVRFERPILDEHGKVANWSTGWRPERPFAIDMAGFAINLKLLLDNPQAEFSFDAPRGYQESTILAAVVTKDELEPKASKCTKVYVWHTRTENPKLDDLKGKVPGMIVDWTVEV encoded by the exons ATGTTGTCACCAAGATCTGTCAACGTTAAGTCGTTTCGTTTCATTGTGTTTACCACACTTGTAATATTCTGTGTCATGTTGGGACTAAAACTCATGG TTAATCTTCCAGAACCTAGTATTTATACTGTGTCAGATGAGAGCAAAGCTGTGTCCTCACAATCTCGACAACTCAGAGCTCAG attggtAGACTTAAACTTCTACTGGCAAAAAACGGAATTGCCAATCCATACGAAAACCTTGAGAGTTTGCCGACTATTTACGCAATCACTCCTACCCATACTAGACCATTACAGAAAGCAGAGCTTACTAG AATATCTCAGACATTTCTACTTGTTCCAAATTTTCACTGGATTGTTGTTGAAGATTCAGAAACAAAAACTCCTTTAGTTACTAATTTGTTGGCTCAATCTGGTCTGATGTATACACATCTTAATGCAGAAACTCCAAAAGAATGGAAATTGCTCTTAGAT gaTCCTCAATGGAAGAAACCCCGCGGAGTCAAGCAACGAAACGCGGCTCTGCAATGGCTTCGAAATCACGCGGATCCACGGAAACCCGCCGTCGTCTTTTTTGCCGATGATGACAATACCTACAGTCTGGAACTTTTTGAGGAG aTGCGAACAACCAAGAAGGTGTCCGTTTGGCCAGTTGGTCTAGTAGGAAGTGTGCGATTCGAGAGGCCGATACTGGACGAGCATGGTAAAGTAGCTAATTGGTCAACAGGCTGGAGACCCGAACGTCCATTTGCCATTGATATGGCGGGTTTCGCCATCAATTTGAA attatTGCTGGATAATCCTCAAGCTGAATTTTCATTTGACGCCCCTAGAGGCTACCAAGAATCCACTATCTTGGCCGCAGTTGTTACGAAAGATGAGCTGGAACCTAAAGCGAGCAAGTGCACTAAG GTTTACGTGTGGCACACTCGTACTGAAAACCCAAAACTGGACGACCTTAAAGGAAAAGTTCCAGGCATGATCGTCGATTGGACAGTTGAAGTTTAA
- the LOC124328832 gene encoding uncharacterized protein LOC124328832, which translates to MEPQTSTFQAIGEEDDSQERIQELEKELARLKADWEENEQKVRDECCNEWIEIVTKMEKSWNQRYEDTKARYEEFCENRVKADWEENEKKVRDECCNEWIEIVTKMEKSWNQRYEDTKARYEEFCENRVKADWEENEKKFSTFLFYLGS; encoded by the exons ATGGAGCCCCAAACC TCGACGTTCCAGGCCATTGGTGAAGAAGATGACTCTCAAGAGCGGATTCaagaattagaaaaagaaCTTGCTCGGCTTAAAGCTGACTGGGAAGAAAACGAACAGAAG gTTCGTGATGAATGTTGCAACGAATGGATAGAAATTGTCACTAAGATGGAAAAGTCGTGGAATCAGCGATATGAAGACACAAAGGCGCGCTACGAAGAGTTTTGCGAAAACCGAGTGAAAGCTGACtgggaagaaaacgaaaagaag gTTCGTGATGAATGTTGCAACGAATGGATAGAAATTGTCACTAAGATGGAAAAGTCGTGGAATCAGCGATATGAAGACACAAAGGCGCGCTACGAAGAGTTTTGCGAAAACCGAGTGAAAGCTGACtgggaagaaaacgaaaagaag TTTtctacgtttcttttttacttaggTTCGTGA
- the LOC124328306 gene encoding uncharacterized protein LOC124328306 has protein sequence MLFILRTMSSSVDNLLRHIHWGKIAVEETFDVYHGGSKLKSSFCGFEYQREHSGVSSIKSFKQHPTLKSKLRMQKLGLPDTLHFIYLNVKGHSVVEIAAKNLVKNHIQPFNLSYTFPRIVMLQEPLLCVLPFSSLLSSSSSPSSRFDSKKKNMGHSSSNMELRWLIEVSVMGLLLTVTTSQKYPQPKSTSYPNERAPLANRYNSDRPIMTTDDDYLPVAAIEPVYGTNSPGGNYNQYNNPAGGSDNDSTKYPAKDYHVPLSYCPEVGGLESHCRPAKYCVPTGQRLRRVVQYRSYDSRNFLHARKRTRLLSQHALQWSTFSNVQ, from the exons ATGTTATTCATTTTGAGAACAATGTCTTCGAGTGTTGACAATCTCCTTAGACACATCCATTGGGGTAAAATTGCTGTTGAAGAGACTTTCGATGTTTATCATGGTGGATCCAAGCTCAAAAGCTCTTTTTGCGGATTTGAATACCAAAGAGAACATAGTGGAGTCTCCAGCATTAAATCATTCAAA CAGCATCCAACATTGAAATCTAAACTCCGTATGCAGAAACTCGGATTACCAGACACATTGCATTTTATTTACCTCAATGTCAAGGGCCACTCGGTCGTGGAAATAGCCGCCAAGAACCTTGTGAAGAACCACATTCAACCTTTCAAC TTGAGTTACACGTTTCCTAGAATCGTCATGCTTCAAGAGCCATTGTTATGCGTTTTGCCTTTTTCATCCTTactttcatcatcttcttctccatcatCAAGGTttgatagtaaaaaaaaaaacatgggaCACAGCTCGTCAAATATGGAGTTACGTTGGCTGATTGAAGTGTCCGTTATGGGCTTACTGCTTACGGTGACCACCAGTCAGAAATATCCGCAGCCAAAGTCGACCAGTTATCCTAACGAACGCGCCCCGCTGGCAAATAGATACAATTCCGACCGACCCATTATGACGACAGACGATGACTATCTTCCTGTGGCTGCCATCGAGCCTGTCTACGGCACGAATTCTCCCGGAGGAAACTACAACCAATACAACAATCCGGCCGGAGGAAGTGATAATGACAGCACTAAATACCCAGCCAAGGATTACCATGTCCCGTTGAGCTATTGCCCCGAAGTTGGCGGATTGGAATCGCATTGCCGACCGGCCAAATATTGCGTGCCGACCGGCCAAAGATTGCGCCGTGTGGTACAATATCGTTCGTACGATTCCCGGAACTTCCTGCACGCTAGAAAACGGACAAGGCTGCTGTCCCAACATGCCCTACAATG GTCGACATTTAGCAACGTTCAGTAA
- the LOC124329357 gene encoding disheveled-associated activator of morphogenesis 1-like isoform X3 translates to MPPIRSRRGWCGCFQKDEPPEITYCVVNQNGMMHLQTLSPAQPMPEESELDAKFTELLEELDLTPPNRAAMLALPAEKKWQIYCNRKKDPGQESDVSNPPEHYIAKVNTIAQLAFSEDDAEEMRIRTKLVDSLKTALRTQPHSFVQRFIELDGLPSLLGALGSMDELTAHCGLHNAYIGCVKALMNNSTGRAHVLAHPSSIKIIAQSLSADNPKVKMAVLEILGAVCLVPGGHRKVLEAMLHFQEYAGERTRFQTIVNDLDRSIGAYRDDVGLKTATMSFLNALLNYGPGEDNLEFRLHLRYELLMLGIQPAIDKLRAHENQTLDRHLDFFDMVRAEDERELARRYEEVHVDTKSATSMFECLRKKLTHTPAYPHFLSLLHHALLLPLDYGSHPYHWLMFDRIVQQLVLQGESSEDIDGAPLEINVKEIVQLLATEQELLAAQNKAEEFEKENCDLVNMLTLKEQELDLRLQEKEDCEAGLNRLKEKFERETVAHMEAKQKIADMETYLNELGQQLQMVQKDKMKLEHILNHSGTSIPDDAKNGFKDFNFSPPPGLANFMNGSKGFENSKMPPPPPPPPLGGPPPPPPPGFPSAIQPPKPVAKKDVPPSSVPLKCFNWTKIPDTKVAGTIWTELDEAKLYKVIDLGEFDKLFSAYQKNGLNNHDGSTEDLRQITTGKSKQRNLSVVDGRRAQNCTILLSKLKMSNEDIIRALLSMDSKEELPMDMVEQLLKFIPTNEERALLDERSSDLDSLSRADRFLYDVSKISHYEQRLNTLFYKKKFAQSVSEMEPKVVAVMEASKEVARSKKLKKLLEIILALGNYMNRGQRGNAVGFRISSLNRLADTKSSKNTTLLHYLVDILESKFKDVLKLHEDLPHLKQASKVSLVELEKEMNQLRSGLKAVEKELEYHRTQSHATTAGDRFVPAVKEFMASATCRFSDLEDKFQDMKNRFEKVIGTLGDDPSTAQPDEVFGVFGVFLSSMEEARQENLTTKKRKDEEEKRLLQEAELRKRTIDRKSSKEAMLNRVSKGLTIGNGQNGGSNGCHVNGDKGEFDDLISALRAGDVFGEDLVKMRRNRRRANGSPHRISQTSNSSVRDSRENSRERALNRK, encoded by the exons GATCCTGGTCAGGAGTCTGACGTTTCTAATCCGCCTGAACACTACATCGCCAAAGTCAACACTATAGCCCAG TTGGCGTTCTCAGAAGACGATGCCGAAGAGATGAGAATTCGGACCAAGTTGGTGGATAGCCTCAAGACGGCGCTAAGGACGCAACCCCATTCGTTCGTCCAGCGCTTCATCGAGCTGGACGGATTGCCGTCGCTGTTGGGCGCCCTTGGCTCGATGGACGAACTGACGGCCCATTGCGGCCTTCACAATGCATATATTGGATGCGTCAAAGCTCTTATGAATAATTCA ACGGGTCGGGCTCACGTGCTTGCCCATCCGTCATCCATAAAAATCATCGCGCAAAGTTTGTCGGCTGACAATCCTAAAGTCAAAATGGCCGTTTTGGAGATCCTCGGCGCCGTTTGCTTGGTGCCGGGAGGCCACCGCAAGGTGCTCGAGGCCATGCTCCACTTTCAGGAGTATGCCGGAGAGCGGACACGATTTCAG ACGATAGTCAACGATCTCGATCGGAGCATCGGAGCCTATCGGGACGACGTTGGCTTGAAAACGGCTACCATGTCGTTTCTGAACGCGCTGCTCAATTACGGACCGGGCGAGGACAACCTCGAGTTTCGGCTTCACTTGCGCTACGAGTTACTCATGCTCGGCATCCAGCCAGCCATTGATAAATTGAGAGCTCATGAAAACCAAACCCTTGACAgacatttagattttttcgatATGGTCCGAGCCGAAGATGAAAGGGAATTGGCTCGCAGATACGAAGAG GTTCATGTGGACACTAAAAGTGCGACCAGCATGTTTGAGTGTCTGAGAAAGAAACTGACTCACACGCCAGCCTACCCACatttcctctctctcctccATCATGCCTTACTTCTTCCGC TCGATTACGGATCGCATCCGTATCATTGGCTCATGTTCGACCGCATCGTACAGCAGCTGGTCCTGCAGGGTGAGTCGAGCGAAGATATTGATGGCGCTCCATTGGAGATCAACGTGAAGGAAATTGTGCAATT ATTGGCCACTGAACAGGAATTGCTGGCTGCCCAAAACAAAGccgaagaatttgaaaaagaaaattgtgatTTGGTCAACATGTTGACACTCAAGGAACAGGAACTTGATTTGCGACTCCAAGAGAAGGAGGATTGTGAAGCTGGACTGAATcgattaaaagaaaagttcgAGCGCGAGACTGTTGCCCACATGGAGGCCAAGCAGAAGATCGCCGACATGGAAACGTATCTTAACGAGCTCGGCCAGCAGTTACAGATGGTTCAAAAGGATAAGATGAAACTGGAGCACATCCTCAATCACTCCGGGACCAGCATTCCTGACGACGCTAAAAACGGGTTCAAAGACTTCAATTTCAGTCCACCGCCCGGCCTTGCTAATTTCATGAACGGGAGCAAGGGTTTCGAGAATTCGAAAATGCCTCCAcctccgccgccaccgccgcttgGAGGTCCCCCGCCTCCACCTCCTCCGGGTTTTCCCAGTGCTATACAGCCACCGAAACCCGTCGCTAAGAAGGATGTCCCGCCTTCCTCTGTGCCTCTTAAGTGCTTTAATTGGACCAAAATCCCCGACACCAAAGTCGCCGGCACCATTTGGACAGAATTGGACGAAGCCAAATTGTACAAAGTTATCGATTTGGGAGAATTCGATAAGCTGTTTTCCGCTTATCAGAAGAACGGCCTGAATAAC CATGATGGCTCGACCGAAGATTTGCGCCAGATCACAACTGGTAAATCTAAACAGCGTAACTTATCGGTGGTTGATGGTCGCCGCGCTCAAAATTGCACCATTTTGCTgtccaaattgaaaatgtccaACGAAGATATTATTCG TGCGCTGTTGAGTATGGACAGCAAAGAAGAGTTGCCGATGGACATGGTCGAGCAGTTGTTGAAGTTCATCCCCACCAACGAGGAACGGGCACTACTGGATGAGCGGAGCAGTGATTTGGATTCCCTATCGCGTGCCGATCGCTTCTTATATGATGTCTCCAA GATAAGTCACTACGAGCAGCGTTTGAACACACTGTTTTACAAGAAAAAGTTCGCCCAGAGCGTCAGCGAAATGGAGCCCAAGGTTGTTGCCGTCATGGAAGCGTCAAAGGAAGTGGCTCGCAGCAAGAAGCTCAAAAAATTGCTTGAGATTATTCTTGCGCTCGGCAATTACATGAATCGTGGACAAAGGGGCAACGCCGTCGGTTTCCGCATTTCCAGTCTCAACAGGTTGGCCGATACGAAGTCATCGAAGAATACCACTTTGCTGCATTACCTCGTCGACATATTAGAAAGCAAG TTCAAAGACGTGTTAAAGTTGCACGAAGACTTGCCTCATCTGAAGCAAGCTTCGAAAGTCAG TTTGGTTGAATTGGAGAAGGAGATGAATCAACTTCGCAGTGGACTGAAGgctgttgaaaaagaattggaaTATCACCGTACTCAGAGCCACGCCACAACTGCTGGCGATCGCTTTGTTCCAGCCGTGAAAGAATTTATGGCATCCGCAACTTGTCGCTTTTCTGATTTGGAGGACAAGTTTCAAGACATGAAAAATAGG TTTGAGAAAGTGATTGGAACTCTGGGAGATGATCCATCGACCGCACAACCCGATGAGGTCTTTGGTGTTTTTGGTGTGTTCCTCAGCTCGATGGAAGAAGCTCGACAAGAAAATCTGACAACCAAAAAACGCAAAGACGAGGAAGAAAAGCGACTGTTACAGGAAGCAGAG CTTCGTAAACGGACAATTGATCGAAAGTCCAGCAAAGAGGCCATGCTCAATAGAGTGTCGAAAGGTCTGACGATTGGAAACGGTCAGAACGGAGGATCTAACGGTTGCCACGTCAACGGCGATAAAGGAGAATTTGACGACCTGATTTCGGCGTTGAGAGCAGGAGACGTCTTCGGCGAGGACTTGGTTAAAATGCGTCGGAATCGTCGCCGTGCAAATGGTTCTCCTCACCGTATCAGTCAGACGAGCAATTCTTCAGTTAGAGATTCAAGAGAAAACAGCAGAGAAAGGGCTCTGAATAGGAAATGA